The Lacipirellula parvula genome window below encodes:
- a CDS encoding putative capsular polysaccharide synthesis family protein — MLRALLKYAQLSSRFYLTGRAPTIVYSKERTGSVALYHALRNAGTHAIATHYLDPAKVAEGKLSGSARWASRHVVVPRKPAKFISLIRNPIDNLVSTFARQEFVDKPTAEGRSLAAALDVSAAQLADRFQRHYLDGGEYRRELNWFDAELKVALGIDVFSHPFDKTAGHGRIVAGTVELLLLRTELPDDAKAAAVAEFLELPGFKIDGGPENANGRPGVAGEQSAYCQHYRELKNLVRISSQHWDAIANSKLVRHFIGDRELSESRAKWAVAPAAERSRGSIPANIRYASSELGRP, encoded by the coding sequence ATGCTCCGTGCGCTGCTTAAATACGCTCAGCTTTCAAGTCGCTTCTATCTGACAGGTAGAGCGCCGACGATCGTCTACTCGAAGGAGCGGACCGGCAGCGTTGCGCTTTACCATGCGCTGCGGAACGCCGGAACTCACGCGATCGCAACCCACTATCTCGACCCTGCCAAGGTCGCCGAGGGCAAGCTATCGGGAAGCGCGCGCTGGGCGTCGCGGCACGTCGTCGTCCCGCGGAAGCCGGCGAAGTTTATTTCACTCATCCGCAATCCTATCGATAACTTGGTATCGACCTTCGCCAGGCAGGAGTTCGTCGACAAACCAACGGCCGAGGGCCGCTCGCTCGCAGCCGCGCTCGACGTCAGCGCGGCGCAGTTGGCCGATCGGTTCCAGCGGCATTACTTGGACGGAGGCGAGTATCGCCGCGAATTGAACTGGTTCGACGCGGAACTGAAGGTCGCCCTTGGGATCGACGTCTTCTCGCACCCGTTCGACAAGACCGCGGGCCATGGCCGCATCGTGGCTGGTACGGTCGAGTTGCTTTTGCTGCGAACCGAACTGCCGGACGACGCCAAGGCGGCGGCGGTCGCCGAATTCCTGGAGCTGCCGGGCTTCAAGATCGACGGGGGGCCGGAGAACGCGAACGGAAGACCAGGCGTCGCCGGTGAGCAGTCGGCCTACTGCCAGCACTACCGTGAATTGAAGAATCTAGTTCGCATTTCTTCGCAACATTGGGACGCGATTGCCAACTCGAAGCTAGTGCGGCACTTCATTGGCGACCGCGAACTCAGTGAGAGCCGGGCGAAGTGGGCTGTGGCGCCTGCTGCCGAACGATCGCGGGGCAGTATCCCGGCAAACATCCGCTACGCTTCTTCAGAATTGGGACGCCCTTAG
- a CDS encoding sulfotransferase family protein, producing MTTAAPPSDETSIGDTVPGSATQGIEHALRMISRSDNELLQQPIIVVGAGRSGMNFLGDAIAQHPRLAVAHEPRLIWKHGNDRLSDALQARHARPEVIADIRARFASVVRKAGKERYIDVTPGNSVRLPFVDRVFPDCRFVHFIRDGVDNVLSMRRFYGVVARSLRSNTPKLRDSFMARRAKELRLKQAPYMAMEAIRHLAPPWLLPIVGMPVVGVRLPAMSAMRREMDLLDVCFLQWRTSVEWACQFGRSLPPGRYIECRIETFGEDDLRRIYDFLGLEISPQAVEFVRRNFEPGRIGPAMQDCFPEELERLRRMVAPTMQWIEANPHAATPTAK from the coding sequence ATGACGACCGCGGCTCCTCCGAGCGACGAAACATCGATCGGCGACACAGTGCCTGGCTCCGCGACGCAGGGGATCGAGCATGCGCTGCGCATGATTTCGCGCAGCGACAACGAACTTCTGCAGCAGCCGATTATCGTCGTCGGCGCCGGCCGTAGCGGGATGAATTTTCTCGGTGACGCGATCGCGCAGCATCCGCGCCTTGCGGTCGCGCACGAGCCACGCCTCATTTGGAAGCATGGAAACGATCGGCTTTCCGATGCGCTGCAGGCCCGCCATGCCCGGCCGGAAGTTATCGCCGACATCCGTGCACGCTTCGCCTCGGTCGTGCGCAAGGCCGGCAAGGAACGGTACATCGACGTCACGCCTGGCAACTCAGTGCGCCTCCCTTTCGTCGACCGCGTGTTTCCAGATTGTCGCTTTGTCCATTTCATTCGAGACGGCGTCGACAACGTCCTCTCCATGCGTCGCTTCTACGGCGTCGTCGCGAGATCGCTGCGGTCGAACACTCCCAAGCTCCGCGATAGTTTCATGGCGCGCCGTGCGAAAGAACTGCGATTGAAGCAGGCGCCTTACATGGCCATGGAAGCGATCAGGCATTTGGCTCCTCCCTGGTTGTTGCCAATCGTAGGGATGCCGGTGGTCGGTGTGCGCCTCCCAGCGATGTCGGCGATGCGACGCGAGATGGATTTGCTCGACGTCTGTTTTCTGCAATGGAGAACGTCCGTCGAATGGGCGTGTCAGTTCGGCCGCAGCTTGCCTCCGGGGCGATACATCGAGTGTCGCATCGAAACGTTTGGAGAAGACGACTTGCGGCGCATCTACGATTTCCTCGGGTTGGAAATCTCGCCGCAGGCGGTCGAGTTCGTGCGGCGGAATTTCGAACCGGGAAGAATTGGTCCTGCGATGCAGGACTGCTTTCCTGAGGAACTGGAAAGACTACGACGGATGGTTGCGCCGACGATGCAGTGGATTGAAGCGAACCCACACGCCGCGACGCCCACCGCGAAGTAA
- a CDS encoding STAS domain-containing protein, with protein MSDSETNWIDSRLEEGVRIVTITVGRLNPKVHLRKEFAQTLADAVAAGDRRFVLNLSQVRYTNHTYGILQLAFTAGNVLHGTGSRIAVCGLKGHPRRAYLFSDIEQFIPEFRTKRRAVAHVSQPVLA; from the coding sequence ATGTCTGACAGCGAGACAAACTGGATTGATAGCCGATTGGAAGAGGGCGTGCGGATCGTGACAATCACTGTCGGGCGACTCAATCCGAAGGTGCATCTTCGCAAAGAGTTCGCGCAAACGCTCGCCGACGCGGTGGCAGCGGGTGACCGTCGTTTCGTCCTCAACTTGTCACAGGTGCGGTACACGAACCACACGTACGGAATCCTGCAATTGGCGTTCACTGCCGGCAACGTGCTCCACGGCACGGGGAGCCGGATTGCCGTGTGCGGACTGAAGGGGCACCCGCGGCGGGCCTACCTCTTCTCCGATATCGAGCAGTTCATTCCGGAGTTTCGTACCAAGCGACGTGCGGTTGCCCACGTGAGTCAGCCAGTGCTGGCTTAG
- a CDS encoding sulfatase has translation MKTFHRRLLATLSLLFASSAPSFAAESAAPTSKPNVIVIVADDLGYGDLGFQGGKDVPTPHIDSLAKNGVRFTDGYVTGTVCSPTRAGLVTGRYQQRFGHEFNPGGVDQTAGTLLGLPLSESTIADALKKVGYKTALVGKWHLGSNEKLRPQQRGFDEFYGFLGGAHPYVPNDTNTAGGGPIFRGNEEIDAPAHLTAAFGKEAAAFIERQKKGDPFYLQLTFNAVHNPLQPDAEHLARFEKISDPKRRAYAGLLSGLDDAVGDVLKALQDSGQEENTLVFFISDNGGPQQGNGSNNAPLTGDKATVLEGGIRVPFVLQWKGKLPAGSVYKQPVISLDIPATAAELAGATLGSTERPIDGVNIIPYVLGENQAAPHKSLYWRAGPQHAIRQGNFKLRQQANQPPKLFDVIADVAEQKDLASAKPEVVKELAAAYDEWDKQLAKPLWKGGPRKGRQQNAAQRAARAERRAKAAPTVTPAPAANPS, from the coding sequence ATGAAGACCTTTCATCGTCGCTTACTGGCGACCCTCTCACTCTTGTTCGCATCGTCCGCCCCGTCGTTTGCGGCCGAGTCGGCGGCGCCAACTTCCAAGCCGAACGTCATCGTCATTGTCGCCGACGACCTCGGTTACGGCGATCTCGGCTTCCAGGGCGGCAAGGACGTGCCGACGCCGCACATCGACAGCCTTGCGAAGAACGGCGTTCGCTTCACCGACGGCTACGTCACCGGAACCGTTTGCAGCCCGACGCGAGCTGGTCTGGTGACTGGCCGTTACCAACAACGATTCGGTCATGAGTTCAATCCAGGCGGCGTCGACCAAACCGCCGGCACGCTCCTCGGGCTGCCGCTCAGCGAATCAACCATTGCCGACGCACTGAAGAAGGTCGGCTACAAAACGGCTCTCGTCGGTAAGTGGCACCTTGGCTCGAATGAAAAGCTACGTCCGCAACAACGGGGCTTCGATGAGTTTTACGGCTTTCTCGGCGGCGCTCATCCCTACGTGCCGAACGACACAAACACTGCCGGCGGCGGCCCCATCTTCCGCGGCAACGAAGAAATCGACGCTCCCGCCCACCTGACGGCAGCCTTCGGCAAAGAAGCGGCGGCGTTCATCGAACGCCAAAAGAAGGGAGATCCCTTCTACCTCCAACTCACCTTCAACGCGGTTCACAATCCGCTGCAACCCGATGCCGAGCACCTCGCTCGCTTCGAGAAGATCAGCGATCCGAAGCGTCGCGCTTACGCAGGCCTTTTGAGCGGCCTCGACGACGCCGTCGGCGACGTTCTCAAGGCACTGCAAGATTCGGGGCAAGAAGAGAACACGCTGGTATTCTTCATCAGCGACAACGGCGGTCCGCAGCAAGGAAACGGCAGCAACAACGCCCCGCTCACCGGCGACAAAGCGACGGTGCTCGAAGGCGGCATCCGCGTGCCGTTCGTCCTGCAGTGGAAAGGCAAACTGCCGGCCGGATCGGTCTACAAGCAACCGGTGATCTCGCTCGACATCCCCGCGACGGCTGCTGAGCTGGCCGGCGCGACGCTCGGTTCGACGGAGCGCCCGATCGACGGGGTGAACATCATTCCTTACGTCCTCGGCGAGAACCAAGCGGCGCCGCACAAGTCGCTCTATTGGCGGGCGGGTCCGCAACATGCCATCCGTCAAGGCAACTTTAAGCTGCGTCAACAGGCCAACCAACCGCCGAAGTTGTTCGACGTGATTGCCGACGTTGCCGAGCAGAAGGATCTTGCATCGGCGAAGCCTGAAGTCGTGAAGGAGCTCGCCGCCGCCTACGACGAGTGGGACAAGCAGCTTGCCAAGCCGCTGTGGAAGGGAGGCCCGCGCAAGGGGCGTCAGCAGAATGCGGCTCAGCGGGCCGCCCGCGCTGAACGCCGTGCAAAGGCTGCCCCTACTGTTACGCCGGCGCCAGCGGCAAATCCTAGCTGA
- a CDS encoding DUF1559 domain-containing protein, giving the protein MKIKQQPISGFTLVELLVVIAIIGVLVAMLLPAVQAAREAARRNDCANRLRQVGLASLNFEGAKKSLPMGRQLPGAWGVHSKLLPYLEQTTIYNTVDFEQAVAEADARLLDVAAFVCPTDSMDRLADTPLADNQDGWGRNSYRANAGSDTGEMTGTGVPKTQIERNNGMFVTNRAIRLKEVIDGTSHTALFSERVRGDGDNTAVEIASDWFRISEGNATADQVATACLALNVSTMNKAQSQFSRGGRNWPLGNYAVSRYNHILPPNERSCSRDSGGGNLGANFNANGGATTATSWHSGGVNVVRVDGSLQFATDGVDPAVWRAIGSRDGEEVVDSQL; this is encoded by the coding sequence ATGAAAATCAAACAGCAACCAATCTCTGGCTTCACGCTTGTAGAACTACTTGTCGTGATCGCCATCATTGGCGTCCTGGTCGCGATGTTGCTTCCAGCGGTGCAGGCAGCGAGAGAAGCGGCACGTCGCAACGACTGCGCGAATCGGCTTCGCCAGGTCGGGCTCGCGTCCCTCAACTTCGAGGGGGCGAAGAAATCGCTCCCCATGGGGCGCCAATTGCCCGGAGCCTGGGGCGTCCACTCGAAGCTGCTCCCGTACCTTGAGCAAACCACCATCTACAACACCGTTGATTTTGAACAAGCAGTTGCCGAGGCAGATGCGCGTTTATTGGACGTCGCTGCTTTCGTTTGCCCCACTGATTCGATGGATCGCCTGGCCGATACTCCCTTAGCTGACAATCAGGATGGTTGGGGGCGGAATAGTTACCGCGCCAACGCAGGCAGCGACACCGGTGAAATGACCGGGACCGGCGTGCCGAAGACGCAGATCGAACGAAATAACGGCATGTTTGTCACGAATCGCGCCATCCGACTCAAGGAGGTGATCGACGGGACGTCGCATACCGCGCTGTTCAGCGAGCGGGTGCGCGGCGACGGAGACAATACGGCGGTGGAGATCGCCAGCGACTGGTTCCGCATTTCCGAAGGCAACGCCACCGCCGATCAAGTCGCCACGGCTTGCCTGGCGCTCAACGTCTCGACGATGAACAAGGCTCAATCTCAGTTCTCCCGCGGCGGACGCAACTGGCCGCTCGGGAACTACGCCGTGTCGCGCTACAACCACATCCTCCCGCCCAATGAACGGAGTTGCTCTCGCGATAGCGGCGGGGGGAATCTCGGCGCCAACTTCAATGCCAATGGCGGCGCTACGACCGCAACGAGCTGGCATTCCGGCGGCGTGAACGTCGTCAGAGTCGATGGAAGCCTGCAGTTCGCGACCGACGGCGTCGATCCGGCCGTTTGGCGTGCGATTGGCTCTCGCGACGGCGAGGAAGTCGTTGACAGCCAGCTGTGA
- a CDS encoding PSD1 and planctomycete cytochrome C domain-containing protein: MNTVSQSVTPPRRQWRQTMGGRTLLWAAVALSFTSSALCRAEHTAEQLEFFEQKIRPLLVENCYTCHSADTNAQGGLRVDDRNGLIAGGNRAAAVVPGKPEESLLLRAVSYADKRLQMPPGEQLSSEQIADLTQWIADGAAWPSEHASVDVSAPNAEYDRLRREHWAWQPLQAVDPPTAEPQSWPRDAVDHFVLAKLNAENLQPVADADRLTLIRRVTFDLTGLPPTLAEVDAFLADQSPDAYEQVVDRLLASPAFGERWGRHWLDVARYGESTGSSRNVPLPHAWRYRDYVIDSFNADKPYDQFICEQIAGDLMPAASEEQRREQLIATGFLALGVKDVNQRFKVRFIMDNVDEQIDTVSRSVLALTASCARCHDHKFDPIPARDYYALAGIFRSSELCAGVRNKMGGGGLDYYDPQALLRLGGEVKAPPAAKVAKAKARLEEAQAAWEAIRGTPEGLSRGPNGRPKQRAFRVKFDEAQQAYLELSDPSLQGQAAVGVRDAKEVGDTEYRIRGEAELLGPVVPRGFPALVQIPNAPAIPAEQSGRLELAQWLTSRDNPLTSRVIVNRVWRHLFGRGIVSSVDNFGTTGDVPTHPELLDHLAASFVDEGWSIKRLVRRLVLTRTYQLDSTALAANVAVDPANRWNWRHTPRRLDAEELRDATLAAAGKLIASRPEGSPVTELRVMELQNNSRLARNIEEAANESQHRSVYLPLVRSLTPTSLQVFDFAEQGMVSGNRDVTTVATQSLYLLNDPFIRRQSLNLSQQLLEGEALDDATRVNQAYRKILGRNVTAEEATRAAEYLRDFEEAVAANGGIERQLVSTPSRAAGGPAAPLDEAPATTGASTANVAAEPPPDPDQIVYSDAPVKAESLGPISPRTAAWMTFCQALFGSVECRYLK, translated from the coding sequence ATGAACACCGTAAGCCAAAGTGTAACGCCGCCAAGACGCCAGTGGCGGCAGACGATGGGCGGCAGGACGCTCCTCTGGGCGGCTGTTGCACTCAGCTTCACCAGCAGCGCGTTATGCCGCGCTGAGCACACAGCCGAGCAACTCGAATTCTTCGAACAAAAGATTCGCCCGCTGCTGGTGGAGAACTGCTACACCTGCCACTCGGCCGATACGAACGCGCAAGGCGGCCTACGCGTCGACGATCGCAACGGCCTGATTGCAGGCGGCAACCGCGCTGCCGCCGTTGTGCCAGGCAAACCAGAAGAGAGTCTCCTGCTGCGGGCGGTAAGCTACGCCGACAAGCGACTGCAAATGCCGCCGGGCGAACAATTGTCGTCGGAGCAGATAGCCGATCTCACTCAATGGATTGCCGACGGTGCCGCTTGGCCGAGCGAGCATGCGTCGGTCGACGTCTCGGCGCCCAATGCTGAGTACGACCGCCTGCGCCGCGAGCACTGGGCCTGGCAGCCGCTGCAAGCCGTCGACCCTCCGACGGCGGAGCCCCAGTCATGGCCTCGCGACGCGGTCGATCACTTCGTCCTCGCCAAACTGAACGCCGAGAATCTTCAGCCGGTCGCAGACGCGGATCGGCTCACGTTGATTCGGCGGGTGACGTTCGACCTCACCGGGCTGCCGCCGACCTTAGCGGAAGTCGACGCCTTCCTTGCCGACCAATCGCCCGATGCTTACGAGCAGGTTGTCGACCGTTTGCTCGCTTCTCCCGCGTTCGGCGAGCGTTGGGGCCGCCACTGGCTCGACGTCGCTCGCTACGGCGAATCGACCGGCTCGTCGCGCAACGTGCCGCTGCCGCACGCCTGGCGGTACCGCGATTACGTCATCGATTCGTTCAACGCCGACAAGCCGTACGACCAGTTCATCTGCGAACAAATCGCCGGCGACCTGATGCCGGCCGCGTCGGAGGAACAGCGCCGCGAGCAACTGATCGCCACCGGCTTTTTGGCGCTCGGCGTGAAAGACGTCAACCAGCGATTCAAAGTCCGCTTCATCATGGACAACGTCGACGAGCAGATTGATACGGTCAGCCGCTCCGTCTTGGCGCTCACGGCAAGTTGCGCGCGTTGCCATGATCACAAGTTCGACCCGATTCCGGCTCGCGACTATTACGCACTTGCCGGCATTTTCCGCAGTAGCGAACTCTGCGCAGGCGTTCGCAACAAGATGGGCGGCGGCGGCCTCGACTATTACGATCCACAGGCGCTGCTGCGACTCGGCGGCGAGGTGAAAGCCCCGCCGGCTGCGAAGGTTGCCAAGGCCAAAGCACGGCTTGAGGAGGCGCAGGCGGCGTGGGAGGCGATTCGCGGCACGCCCGAAGGCCTCTCGCGCGGTCCTAACGGTCGACCCAAGCAACGCGCATTTCGCGTGAAGTTCGACGAAGCGCAGCAAGCGTATTTGGAGTTGAGCGATCCGTCGCTGCAGGGCCAGGCTGCCGTCGGGGTTCGCGACGCGAAGGAAGTTGGCGACACCGAGTATCGCATTCGCGGCGAAGCTGAACTGCTCGGGCCGGTCGTGCCGCGCGGCTTCCCTGCCCTCGTGCAAATTCCCAATGCACCTGCAATTCCCGCAGAACAAAGCGGAAGGCTCGAATTGGCCCAGTGGCTGACGAGCCGAGACAATCCGCTGACCTCGCGGGTCATCGTCAATCGCGTATGGCGCCACCTGTTCGGCCGCGGCATCGTGTCGAGCGTCGACAACTTCGGCACAACCGGAGACGTGCCGACCCACCCCGAACTCCTCGACCATCTCGCTGCGAGTTTCGTCGACGAAGGCTGGTCGATCAAGCGACTGGTCCGCCGTCTCGTGCTGACGCGAACATACCAACTCGACTCGACCGCACTAGCAGCAAATGTCGCCGTCGACCCCGCCAACCGCTGGAACTGGCGGCACACGCCGCGGCGGCTCGATGCCGAGGAGCTTCGCGACGCTACGCTCGCCGCCGCTGGCAAGCTCATCGCAAGCCGGCCGGAGGGATCGCCAGTCACCGAACTTCGCGTCATGGAACTGCAAAACAATAGCCGCCTTGCTCGCAACATTGAAGAAGCGGCGAACGAGAGCCAGCACCGCAGCGTTTACTTACCTCTGGTTCGCAGCCTCACGCCCACCTCGCTCCAGGTGTTCGATTTCGCTGAGCAAGGTATGGTTTCCGGCAACCGCGACGTCACGACGGTTGCGACCCAATCGTTATATCTGCTCAACGATCCATTTATTCGCAGACAGTCGCTGAACCTGTCGCAGCAGTTGCTCGAGGGAGAAGCTCTCGACGATGCAACTCGGGTGAACCAAGCGTATCGCAAAATTCTCGGCAGAAACGTGACCGCGGAAGAGGCGACCCGTGCAGCAGAATACCTGCGCGATTTCGAAGAGGCAGTCGCGGCAAATGGCGGCATCGAGCGACAACTGGTTTCAACGCCGTCGCGAGCGGCAGGCGGCCCTGCAGCCCCGCTGGATGAAGCTCCGGCGACGACTGGTGCATCAACTGCGAACGTCGCCGCAGAGCCGCCGCCCGATCCTGACCAGATCGTCTACTCTGACGCCCCGGTGAAGGCGGAGTCGCTCGGCCCGATCTCGCCGCGCACCGCGGCGTGGATGACCTTCTGCCAGGCGCTCTTTGGCTCCGTTGAATGCCGGTACTTGAAGTAA
- a CDS encoding DUF1501 domain-containing protein, translating into MSNSQQRAAVGFPGISRRQLLRGAGAGFGYLALAGMLGRHAPAAFGAAATETKGPLAPKGSHFPVRAKRIIFLFMQGSISQMDTWEYKPELQRNDGKVAPGGGKLTASKFKFAQHGQTGTWVSELFPHTAQHVDKFCFLRGLHTDTPAHPQAVIQLHTGTALASLTRPSMGAWMMYGLGTENQDLPGYISINPPPSFGGAGNYGSAFLPAYYQGMKINDVGYVPNLQAKTDLGLQRRQIDLLQSMNRDLAASPSAPDHLQGVIESYELAFRMQTKVPELLDLSREPEHVREAYGVKDGPAGSFARQCLMARRLSEAGVRFVEICHPGWDQHNNLHKDLIKNSAATDQPTAALLADLEQRGLLDETLVLFGSEFGRLPTSQGPDGRDHNITGYPMWLAGGGVKAGYTHGATDELGRHAVEGRMHTMDLHATLLALMGLDHERLTYNYAGRDFRLTDVGGNVATEIFASS; encoded by the coding sequence ATGTCCAATTCTCAACAACGTGCCGCGGTCGGCTTCCCAGGAATCTCGCGCCGGCAACTGCTGCGCGGAGCTGGCGCCGGGTTCGGCTATCTCGCTCTCGCCGGCATGCTCGGCCGGCACGCACCAGCTGCATTCGGAGCAGCGGCGACCGAGACGAAAGGGCCGCTCGCTCCCAAGGGATCTCACTTCCCGGTCCGCGCGAAACGCATCATTTTCTTGTTCATGCAAGGCTCGATCTCCCAAATGGATACGTGGGAGTACAAGCCGGAACTTCAACGCAACGACGGCAAGGTCGCTCCCGGCGGCGGCAAGCTCACGGCGTCTAAGTTCAAGTTCGCTCAGCACGGCCAAACCGGAACGTGGGTCTCGGAACTCTTCCCGCACACGGCGCAACATGTCGACAAGTTCTGCTTCTTGCGTGGGCTACACACCGACACGCCGGCGCATCCGCAGGCGGTCATTCAGCTCCACACCGGGACGGCGCTCGCATCGCTCACGCGTCCTTCGATGGGCGCCTGGATGATGTACGGCTTGGGGACGGAGAACCAAGATCTGCCGGGATACATTTCGATCAACCCGCCCCCGAGTTTCGGCGGCGCCGGCAACTACGGCAGTGCATTTTTGCCAGCCTACTACCAGGGGATGAAAATCAACGATGTCGGCTACGTGCCGAACCTTCAGGCCAAGACAGACCTCGGACTCCAACGGCGGCAGATCGACCTCCTGCAGTCGATGAATCGCGACCTTGCCGCCTCGCCGAGTGCGCCCGATCATCTGCAAGGAGTCATCGAGTCCTACGAGCTGGCGTTTCGGATGCAAACGAAGGTGCCGGAGTTGCTCGACCTCTCGCGCGAACCGGAGCATGTTCGCGAGGCCTACGGCGTGAAGGACGGACCTGCAGGAAGCTTTGCCCGGCAGTGCCTGATGGCCCGCCGTCTGAGCGAAGCAGGCGTTCGCTTTGTGGAGATTTGCCATCCTGGCTGGGATCAGCACAATAACCTGCACAAAGACCTCATCAAAAACTCCGCCGCCACGGACCAGCCGACGGCCGCGTTGTTGGCCGACCTCGAACAGCGCGGCCTGCTCGACGAAACGCTCGTCCTCTTCGGCAGCGAATTCGGCCGGCTTCCCACGTCGCAAGGTCCGGACGGCCGCGATCACAACATCACCGGCTACCCCATGTGGCTGGCCGGCGGCGGCGTGAAGGCCGGCTACACGCATGGCGCCACCGACGAACTCGGCCGTCACGCCGTCGAAGGCCGGATGCACACAATGGATCTCCACGCCACCCTGCTCGCGTTGATGGGACTCGATCACGAGCGTCTGACCTACAACTACGCCGGGCGAGATTTCCGCCTCACCGACGTGGGCGGAAATGTGGCGACAGAAATCTTCGCGTCGTCCTGA
- a CDS encoding DUF1559 domain-containing protein, with translation MRRNRVGFTLVELLVVIAIIGVLVSLLLPAVQAARESARRSQCTNNVKQLGLGIQNFHDTKQELPYGNVSALYGTWMPQILPFIEQQQLGAQYTFPPASITNINDTTALAPYTYAANRPANTPPTNNLGVVQTRIQTLTCPSDEPQSVYTYSMHNYLLNYGNTNHQNFAQGSGATLLNPLKGPFVGTELVLHPIGVKFKEITDGLSNTLLASETLQGRDGDLRGLSWWGWAAGFEAYNTPNTTAPDYIQRADYCFAPPQYQNPPCQAQTGNTSVRLYMSAAARSGHPGGVVAGLCDASVQYVSDGVDLAVWRAVSTIAGDEAVSLTN, from the coding sequence ATGCGACGCAATCGAGTTGGCTTTACGTTGGTGGAGTTGTTGGTCGTGATCGCAATCATTGGCGTGCTCGTGTCGCTGCTGCTGCCTGCCGTGCAAGCGGCGCGTGAATCAGCGCGGCGCTCGCAGTGCACCAACAACGTCAAGCAGCTTGGCCTGGGGATTCAGAATTTCCACGACACGAAGCAGGAATTGCCGTATGGAAATGTAAGTGCTTTGTACGGGACGTGGATGCCGCAGATTTTGCCGTTTATTGAGCAGCAACAACTCGGCGCCCAGTACACGTTTCCGCCGGCTTCGATTACGAACATCAACGATACGACGGCTTTGGCGCCATACACTTATGCGGCGAACAGACCGGCCAACACTCCGCCGACAAACAACCTTGGCGTAGTTCAAACTCGCATCCAAACGCTCACCTGCCCCAGCGACGAGCCGCAGAGCGTCTACACTTACTCAATGCACAACTATCTTCTCAACTACGGCAATACCAACCATCAGAACTTTGCTCAAGGCTCGGGGGCCACGCTTCTTAACCCTCTCAAAGGACCGTTTGTGGGCACTGAACTCGTGCTCCATCCGATCGGCGTTAAGTTCAAGGAGATTACCGACGGTTTGAGCAATACGCTTCTCGCCTCCGAGACACTGCAGGGACGCGACGGCGATCTCCGCGGACTCTCGTGGTGGGGATGGGCTGCAGGATTCGAGGCCTACAATACTCCGAATACCACGGCCCCAGATTATATTCAGCGAGCCGATTACTGCTTCGCCCCGCCGCAGTATCAGAACCCTCCTTGTCAGGCGCAAACCGGAAACACGTCGGTTAGGCTTTATATGAGCGCCGCGGCTCGCAGCGGCCACCCTGGCGGCGTAGTTGCGGGCCTCTGCGACGCGTCAGTGCAGTACGTTTCGGATGGCGTTGATCTAGCTGTATGGCGTGCAGTGAGCACCATTGCCGGCGATGAAGCGGTGAGCTTGACGAACTAG
- a CDS encoding response regulator — MIGSRPLVAVIEDEAPIRRFLKASLEVEDFAVAEASDGREGLRIITQQAPAIILLDLGLPDVDGVEIIRQTREWSMVPIIVISARGEEASKVAALDAGADDYLSKPFSVAELLARIRASMRRATRPLLKDADDKPLLLGDLAIDLPGRKVSKAGREIRLTKIEFDLLSILARNLGRVISHHQLIRDVWGPRAPHEPHHVRVFMATIRKKIEDNPSQPKYLVTEQGVGYRLRDLRADAGDAE, encoded by the coding sequence ATGATTGGATCGCGACCCCTCGTGGCGGTCATCGAGGATGAAGCCCCGATTCGACGTTTTCTCAAAGCGTCGCTGGAAGTTGAAGACTTTGCCGTCGCGGAGGCGAGCGACGGGCGCGAAGGGCTACGCATTATCACGCAGCAAGCGCCCGCGATCATCTTGCTCGACCTGGGCCTGCCGGATGTGGACGGCGTCGAGATCATTCGGCAAACGCGCGAATGGTCGATGGTGCCAATTATCGTCATCTCCGCTCGCGGCGAAGAAGCGTCAAAGGTCGCCGCGCTCGACGCCGGGGCGGACGACTATCTTTCTAAGCCGTTCAGCGTAGCTGAATTGCTCGCGAGAATTCGGGCGTCGATGCGGCGCGCGACGCGGCCTTTGCTGAAGGACGCTGACGACAAACCGTTGCTGCTTGGGGACCTCGCCATCGACTTGCCGGGCCGAAAGGTGAGCAAGGCGGGGCGAGAGATTCGATTGACGAAGATCGAATTCGACTTGCTTTCGATCTTGGCACGCAATCTGGGCAGGGTGATCTCTCATCACCAACTCATTCGCGACGTGTGGGGACCGCGGGCGCCGCACGAACCGCACCACGTGCGCGTGTTCATGGCGACCATTCGAAAAAAGATCGAGGATAACCCGAGCCAGCCAAAGTATTTGGTGACGGAGCAGGGGGTCGGGTATCGCTTGCGGGATCTGCGTGCGGACGCCGGCGACGCCGAGTAG